The Streptomyces sp. NBC_00670 genome window below encodes:
- a CDS encoding TetR/AcrR family transcriptional regulator, with product MSPTPQERRAARHQLGAGRDAPGARRGPSGGRKKPITVDAIIDTAFGIVEREGYEALTMRRVATALETGPSSLYAHVVNKEDLDELLIGRLCAGIELPEPDPADWRRQLIGVCTQLRDQYLRYPGISRAAFAAAPSNLDTLRVSEGMLALLLAGGVEPQTAAWALDALVLYVNAYSYEVSLVNRRLSSGDDHWVVGRDELLRRFAALPDTFPHTRRHAAELTAGTVPDRFDFTLGLMIDGLGGYRREG from the coding sequence ATGTCACCGACTCCGCAGGAACGGCGCGCGGCGCGGCATCAGCTCGGCGCCGGCCGGGACGCGCCCGGGGCCCGCCGGGGACCGTCCGGCGGGCGCAAGAAGCCGATCACGGTCGACGCCATCATCGACACCGCGTTCGGCATCGTGGAGCGGGAGGGCTACGAGGCCCTGACGATGCGGCGCGTGGCCACCGCGCTGGAGACGGGGCCGTCCTCGCTCTACGCCCACGTGGTCAACAAGGAGGACCTGGACGAGCTGCTCATCGGCAGGCTGTGCGCCGGGATCGAGCTCCCCGAACCCGACCCCGCCGACTGGCGGCGGCAGCTCATCGGCGTCTGCACCCAGCTGCGCGACCAGTATCTGCGCTACCCGGGCATCTCCCGGGCCGCCTTCGCCGCCGCCCCCTCCAACCTCGACACCCTCCGCGTCAGCGAGGGCATGCTCGCCCTGCTGCTCGCCGGAGGCGTCGAACCGCAGACCGCCGCCTGGGCCCTCGACGCCCTCGTGCTCTACGTCAACGCGTACAGCTACGAGGTCTCCCTGGTGAACAGGCGGCTGAGCAGCGGCGACGACCACTGGGTGGTCGGCCGCGACGAACTGCTGCGCCGGTTCGCCGCACTGCCCGACACCTTTCCGCACACCCGGCGGCACGCCGCCGAACTCACCGCCGGCACGGTTCCCGACCGCTTCGACTTCACCCTCGGTCTGATGATCGACGGACTCGGGGGCTACCGGCGGGAGGGGTGA
- the tmk gene encoding dTMP kinase — translation MTRAEQPTAPTTAPEAPDDALVADSRERAVRALLRRPQLRRLWSAQLVDGVGDALGLLVLVVLALQAAVLQGSLGGGYRGVAFAVACVLGARILATLLFGAVLLGPLATLTAPDGPLDRRWTMVGADGLRAALMIVAPLWIDWTPDNALPLLLVTAFVGGVAERLWTVCKESAAPALLPPPPPEGASVRPLPDHMDALRRLSLRTGFVSVPVAAATLVLAGLVNNLLGAGIEWFAQHQAALASYVTAGLFAAALSVLTALELPGTRTPRARSPLEGLRRPRAGGGSDKSVVPDKGRTGVLPLLVLACASVAGAVAAAVAVSVLHARDLGGGPVLYGLLVLAVTGGVVVGIRTAPGLLPALSRRRLLALAIAFTGLALLAAGLVPDDTTVLLLVALAGTGAGVAANTGHTLLDQETEDQRRARTTEHLHAVVRVFVALGALLGPVVAAGIGPHRLVNGKFVFAHGGAAFTLMLVGALLLPVAALVLAKVDDRSGVPLRLDLRDALRGGDDPVQAPATNGFFLVLEGGDGAGKSTQAEALAEWIRAKGHEVVLTHEPGATPVGKRLRSILLDVSSAGLSHRAEALLYAADRAEHVDTVVRPALERGAVVISDRYIDSSVAYQGAGRDLSPTEIARISRWATNGLVPHLTVLLDVDPQAARERFTEAPDRLESEPAEFHARVRAGFLTLAAADPGRYLVVDGGQEPEAVTTAVRHRLDRMLPLSEAEVKAQEEARRKAEEEARRKAEEEARRKAEEERKERERQEELARLRAEEEERKRRELEEAQRREAERQAEEARQRAEEARRRAEEEQARLLAEEKARAEEEARRKAEQERLRRQAEEEARLRAEAEERRLEKQRKAEAALLRAEEARRAAEAAAAAAAAETAARNARAAEEERAAAGPAAAAETVPTPVVIPTNATGGPVDETAVLPPVTPDGPDAETTTQLPRPTGPEAPADDETTVLPAVTPGAADETAVLPPVRDDGDAGDDRGGDPAGRVPPGYFRDERDGREEGEERGEPRPDGREDRTRELPQIPAEDAPPRRGRRTRRRPDWAEETPLDDLPTLADELLGPRDEEENGGRGRS, via the coding sequence ATGACGCGAGCCGAGCAGCCAACGGCCCCCACCACGGCCCCCGAGGCCCCGGACGACGCCCTGGTCGCCGACTCCCGCGAGCGCGCCGTACGGGCGCTGCTGCGCAGGCCGCAGCTGAGGCGGCTGTGGAGCGCACAACTCGTGGACGGAGTCGGGGACGCCCTGGGCCTGCTCGTCCTGGTCGTCCTCGCCCTCCAGGCCGCGGTCCTCCAGGGCTCCCTCGGCGGCGGCTACCGCGGGGTGGCGTTCGCCGTCGCGTGCGTCCTGGGCGCGCGGATCCTGGCGACGCTCCTCTTCGGCGCCGTACTGCTCGGCCCGCTGGCCACGCTCACCGCGCCGGACGGCCCGCTCGACCGCCGCTGGACCATGGTCGGCGCGGACGGACTGCGGGCCGCGCTGATGATCGTCGCCCCGCTGTGGATCGACTGGACCCCCGACAACGCGCTGCCGCTGCTCCTGGTGACCGCCTTCGTCGGCGGCGTCGCCGAGCGGCTGTGGACGGTGTGCAAGGAGAGCGCGGCGCCCGCCCTGCTGCCGCCGCCCCCGCCGGAGGGCGCCTCGGTGCGCCCGCTGCCCGACCACATGGACGCGCTGCGCCGGCTGTCGCTGCGCACGGGCTTCGTGTCGGTGCCGGTGGCGGCGGCCACGCTGGTCCTCGCCGGGCTGGTCAACAACCTGCTGGGCGCCGGGATCGAGTGGTTCGCCCAGCACCAGGCGGCGCTGGCGTCGTACGTCACCGCGGGCCTGTTCGCCGCCGCGCTCTCCGTGCTGACCGCCCTGGAACTGCCCGGCACCCGCACCCCGCGCGCGCGGTCGCCGCTGGAGGGGCTGCGCCGCCCGAGGGCGGGTGGCGGCTCCGACAAGAGCGTCGTGCCCGACAAGGGCCGCACCGGTGTGCTACCGCTGCTCGTGCTGGCCTGCGCCTCGGTCGCGGGCGCCGTGGCGGCCGCCGTCGCCGTGAGCGTGCTGCACGCCAGGGACCTCGGCGGCGGCCCCGTGCTGTACGGGCTGCTGGTGCTCGCCGTCACCGGCGGCGTGGTCGTCGGCATCCGTACGGCGCCCGGGCTGCTGCCCGCGCTGTCCCGGCGCCGGCTCCTCGCGCTGGCGATCGCCTTCACGGGGCTGGCGCTGCTGGCCGCCGGGCTCGTCCCGGACGACACCACCGTGCTGCTGCTCGTCGCCCTGGCCGGCACCGGCGCCGGCGTCGCCGCGAACACCGGGCACACCCTGCTCGACCAGGAGACCGAGGACCAGCGCCGGGCCCGTACGACCGAACACCTGCACGCGGTCGTACGGGTGTTCGTCGCACTCGGCGCCCTGCTCGGCCCGGTGGTGGCGGCCGGCATCGGACCGCACCGGCTGGTCAACGGCAAATTCGTCTTCGCGCACGGCGGCGCCGCGTTCACCCTGATGCTGGTGGGCGCGCTGCTGCTGCCGGTCGCCGCCCTGGTGCTCGCCAAGGTCGACGACCGCTCCGGTGTCCCCCTGCGGCTCGACCTGCGGGACGCGCTGCGCGGCGGGGACGACCCCGTGCAGGCCCCCGCGACGAACGGTTTCTTCCTCGTCCTGGAGGGCGGCGACGGCGCCGGGAAGTCGACGCAGGCGGAGGCGCTCGCCGAGTGGATCCGCGCCAAGGGCCACGAGGTGGTCCTCACCCACGAGCCGGGCGCGACCCCGGTCGGCAAGCGGCTGCGCTCGATCCTGCTGGACGTCTCCAGCGCCGGACTCTCGCACCGTGCGGAGGCCCTGCTCTACGCGGCGGACCGCGCGGAGCACGTGGACACCGTCGTACGGCCCGCCCTGGAACGCGGCGCGGTCGTCATCTCCGACCGGTACATCGACTCCTCCGTCGCCTACCAGGGCGCGGGCCGCGACCTGTCCCCGACGGAGATCGCCCGCATCTCGCGCTGGGCGACCAACGGCCTCGTACCGCACCTGACGGTGCTGCTCGACGTCGATCCGCAGGCCGCCCGCGAGCGGTTCACCGAGGCGCCCGACCGGCTGGAGTCCGAGCCCGCCGAGTTCCACGCGCGCGTGCGGGCCGGTTTCCTCACGCTCGCCGCCGCCGACCCCGGGCGCTACCTGGTCGTCGACGGCGGCCAGGAGCCGGAGGCGGTCACGACGGCCGTACGGCACCGGCTCGACCGGATGCTGCCGCTCTCCGAGGCCGAGGTGAAGGCCCAGGAGGAGGCGCGCCGCAAGGCCGAGGAGGAGGCCCGGCGCAAGGCGGAGGAAGAGGCGCGGCGCAAGGCCGAGGAGGAGCGCAAGGAGCGCGAGCGCCAGGAGGAACTCGCCAGGCTCCGCGCCGAGGAGGAGGAGCGCAAGCGGCGCGAGCTGGAGGAGGCCCAGCGGCGCGAGGCCGAGCGGCAGGCCGAGGAGGCCCGGCAGCGGGCGGAGGAGGCGCGCCGCAGGGCCGAGGAGGAGCAGGCCCGGCTGCTGGCGGAGGAGAAGGCGCGCGCCGAGGAGGAGGCCCGCCGCAAGGCGGAGCAGGAGCGGCTGCGCCGGCAGGCCGAGGAGGAGGCGCGGCTGCGCGCCGAGGCCGAGGAACGGCGCCTGGAGAAGCAGCGCAAGGCCGAGGCCGCGCTGCTGCGGGCGGAGGAGGCCCGCCGGGCGGCGGAGGCGGCGGCAGCGGCCGCCGCGGCCGAGACCGCGGCGCGCAACGCCCGGGCCGCGGAGGAGGAGCGCGCCGCGGCGGGCCCGGCGGCCGCGGCGGAGACCGTGCCGACGCCGGTGGTCATCCCGACCAACGCCACGGGCGGCCCCGTCGACGAGACGGCGGTCCTGCCCCCGGTGACCCCGGACGGCCCCGACGCCGAGACGACCACGCAGCTCCCCCGTCCGACGGGCCCGGAGGCACCGGCGGACGACGAGACGACGGTGCTCCCGGCGGTGACCCCGGGCGCGGCGGACGAGACGGCGGTACTGCCGCCGGTACGGGACGACGGCGACGCCGGGGACGACCGGGGCGGGGACCCGGCGGGCCGGGTCCCGCCGGGGTACTTCCGCGACGAACGTGACGGGCGCGAGGAGGGTGAGGAGCGCGGGGAACCGCGCCCCGACGGCCGCGAGGACCGCACCCGCGAACTCCCGCAGATCCCCGCCGAGGACGCACCCCCGCGCCGGGGCCGCCGCACCCGCCGCCGCCCCGACTGGGCCGAGGAAACCCCGCTGGACGACCTCCCCACCCTGGCCGACGAACTCCTGGGTCCGAGGGACGAGGAGGAGAACGGCGGAAGGGGCAGGTCGTAA
- a CDS encoding DNA polymerase III subunit delta': MPVWDDLVGQDRLSAQLAAAARDADAFVTAAATNAPLPDASSMTHAWLFTGPPGAGRTQAARAFAAALQCVSPDRALGGTPGCGFCDGCHTALIGTHADVSTVAAVGAQIRAADMRDTVRKSFTSPANGRWQVILVEDAERLNEQSANAVLKAVEEPAPRTVWLLCAPSVEDVLPTIRSRCRHVNLRTPPVDAVADLLIRRDGIEPEVAVAAARATQGHVDHARRLATDERARARRATVLRLPLRLDDVGGCLKAAQELVDAAAEDSKQLAEEREAKETEELKAALGAAQGGRLPRGTAGVMKELEEDQKRRRRRVQRDSLDVALLDLTGFYRDVLALQLGSRLALANTDAEDALERLARGSTPEATLRRIEAIAACREALDRNVAPLLAVEAMTMALRAG; this comes from the coding sequence ATGCCCGTATGGGACGACCTCGTCGGCCAGGACCGGCTGAGCGCCCAGCTCGCCGCCGCCGCCCGCGACGCCGACGCCTTCGTCACCGCCGCGGCGACCAACGCCCCGCTCCCCGACGCGTCGAGCATGACGCACGCCTGGCTGTTCACGGGCCCGCCCGGCGCCGGCCGCACCCAGGCGGCCCGCGCCTTCGCGGCCGCCCTCCAGTGCGTCAGCCCCGACCGTGCCCTGGGCGGCACCCCCGGCTGCGGCTTCTGCGACGGCTGCCACACCGCCCTGATCGGCACGCACGCCGACGTCAGCACGGTCGCCGCCGTCGGCGCCCAGATTCGCGCCGCCGACATGCGCGACACCGTCCGCAAGTCGTTCACCTCGCCGGCGAACGGCCGCTGGCAGGTGATCCTGGTCGAGGACGCCGAACGTCTGAACGAGCAGTCGGCGAACGCGGTCCTGAAGGCCGTCGAGGAGCCCGCCCCCCGCACGGTCTGGCTCCTGTGCGCCCCCTCCGTCGAGGACGTCCTGCCCACCATCCGCTCCCGCTGCCGCCACGTGAACCTGCGCACACCCCCGGTGGACGCCGTCGCGGACCTGCTGATCCGGCGGGACGGCATCGAGCCGGAGGTCGCGGTCGCCGCCGCCCGCGCCACCCAGGGCCATGTCGACCACGCCCGCCGCCTCGCCACCGACGAGCGGGCCCGCGCCCGCCGCGCGACCGTGCTCAGGCTGCCGCTCCGCTTGGACGACGTCGGCGGCTGCCTCAAGGCGGCGCAGGAACTGGTCGACGCGGCCGCAGAGGACTCCAAACAGCTCGCCGAGGAGCGGGAAGCCAAGGAGACCGAGGAGCTGAAGGCGGCGCTCGGCGCGGCCCAGGGCGGTCGGCTGCCGCGCGGCACCGCGGGCGTGATGAAGGAGCTGGAGGAGGACCAGAAGCGCCGCAGAAGACGCGTCCAGCGCGACAGCCTGGACGTCGCCCTGCTGGACCTCACCGGTTTCTACCGCGACGTCCTCGCGCTCCAGCTCGGCTCCCGGCTGGCCCTCGCCAACACGGACGCCGAGGACGCGCTGGAGCGGCTGGCCCGCGGCAGCACCCCGGAGGCCACGCTGCGCCGCATCGAGGCGATCGCCGCCTGCCGCGAGGCCCTCGACCGCAATGTGGCACCACTGCTGGCGGTGGAGGCGATGACGATGGCGCTGCGCGCGGGCTGA
- a CDS encoding MFS transporter has product MFVSTPQLSSPAPPAPSDARPSRTAWLVLVVVVLADLMDLIDSSIANLAGPSIHADLGGGQVTVQWVLSAYTATFALGLVTSGRLGDLLGRRRLFLLGMTGFTLASLACGLAPDAVFLIVARALQGLFGSVMIPQGLALVKVVFPPRHLRKALTPVGPLMGLTMVGGPLLAGWLLHLDLFGSQWRSLFLINVPFGLAAALLGHRVMPRHGGEDPDARLDLTGIGLLTAASALLVVPLIQGRELGWPAWTYVMMAAGALLFALFAVSQRRSRHPVVAPTLLRRRSFVVGLLIVAGFYASLSAFVLVVNLLLQQGMHWTPLRTGLTLLPWALGTAVAVLLAGAVLAERLGRATLHLGLALAVVGLLALWWSVAHWDTGITVWNLTPALLLTGFGSGLVFVPLTDFIIGDATPEEVGTGAGLLNAVQQFAGALGVAALGTLFYTHAGRLTPHSTLTAAERVFAITAALNLLTLPLVNLLPRHPQNAHA; this is encoded by the coding sequence ATGTTCGTGTCCACTCCTCAACTCTCCTCCCCCGCACCCCCGGCCCCCTCCGACGCCCGCCCGTCGCGCACCGCGTGGCTGGTCCTGGTCGTCGTGGTCCTGGCCGACCTCATGGATCTGATCGACTCGAGCATCGCCAACCTCGCCGGCCCGTCCATCCACGCCGACCTCGGCGGCGGCCAGGTGACCGTGCAGTGGGTGCTCAGCGCCTACACCGCCACGTTCGCCCTCGGTCTGGTCACCTCCGGACGGCTCGGGGACCTGCTCGGCCGCCGGCGGCTGTTCCTGCTCGGCATGACCGGCTTCACGCTGGCCTCACTGGCCTGCGGCCTCGCCCCGGACGCGGTCTTCCTGATCGTCGCCCGGGCGTTGCAGGGCCTGTTCGGGTCGGTCATGATCCCGCAGGGCCTGGCCCTGGTGAAGGTGGTGTTCCCGCCGCGGCACCTGCGCAAGGCGCTGACCCCGGTCGGCCCGCTGATGGGCCTGACGATGGTGGGCGGCCCCCTCCTGGCCGGCTGGCTGCTCCATCTGGACCTGTTCGGCAGCCAGTGGCGCTCCCTCTTCCTGATCAACGTGCCGTTCGGCCTCGCCGCCGCCCTGCTCGGCCACCGCGTCATGCCACGGCACGGCGGCGAGGACCCGGACGCCCGCCTCGACCTCACCGGCATCGGCCTGCTCACCGCGGCCTCGGCCCTGCTCGTCGTCCCGCTCATCCAGGGCCGGGAGCTGGGCTGGCCTGCCTGGACCTACGTCATGATGGCCGCCGGGGCCCTGCTGTTCGCACTGTTCGCCGTCTCGCAGCGACGCAGCAGGCACCCGGTCGTCGCACCGACGCTGCTGCGCAGACGCAGCTTCGTCGTCGGCCTGCTGATCGTCGCCGGGTTCTACGCCTCACTCAGCGCGTTCGTGCTGGTCGTCAACCTGCTGCTGCAACAGGGCATGCACTGGACGCCGCTGCGTACCGGCCTCACGCTGCTTCCCTGGGCCCTCGGCACGGCCGTCGCGGTCCTGCTCGCGGGCGCCGTGCTCGCCGAGCGGCTGGGCCGGGCCACGCTGCACCTGGGGCTCGCCCTGGCCGTCGTAGGACTGCTGGCCCTGTGGTGGTCCGTGGCCCACTGGGACACCGGCATCACCGTCTGGAACCTGACCCCCGCACTGCTGCTCACCGGCTTCGGTTCCGGACTGGTGTTCGTCCCGCTCACCGACTTCATCATCGGCGACGCCACCCCCGAGGAGGTCGGCACCGGAGCGGGCCTCCTCAACGCCGTCCAGCAATTCGCCGGCGCCCTCGGCGTCGCCGCCCTGGGCACGCTCTTCTACACCCACGCCGGACGCCTGACTCCCCACTCCACCCTCACCGCAGCGGAACGGGTGTTCGCCATCACGGCAGCCCTGAACCTACTGACACTGCCCTTGGTAAACCTCCTGCCGAGGCACCCCCAGAACGCCCACGCCTGA
- a CDS encoding protein kinase domain-containing protein, with amino-acid sequence MRRTIDGYRLEAELGHGGQASVYRATGPDGDTVALKAWHALGAAPAQARRRIAREAALVRRVDHPGVVRLLGGAPDGDPPYLVFEYIDGTTLDRLVARRGPLVGESARDTVLGLLRALSEIHAAPVAHLDVKPHNVVLRNDADTRTPVLIDFGIARSAEATHTRLTGYSVAFASPEQLRLDTAYTPSDLFSWASTVYFLLTGRHPFGTGAAAVAAVRDRDALPDPAPFHAAAGAASGRLWEILVGCWHRDPALRWPLDAAPVPGEVSRPRCDTRALLGAVEDAFAGAPARTLRLGRINPRKAGPTPWHELGAQMRHHRRHGAWSMTRRRLASQRELLGRTSAWRLWAYEMGWREPPFDIVSTIDRITEAQGYLRYLHLCARGSDLLGLDGRPRGSRYPIAGDRSEQHEDTPSLIELLPWERGEFPLHLRNSGTVTWRNRQLRAMAPATGTETVRLRGERFDVPETAPGAVATVRIPVRAPGWPAVYRQRFKMIDEEGQFCFPGVNTLGIEVMIQVVRREGNEGHDALAP; translated from the coding sequence GTGCGGCGAACCATCGACGGATACCGTCTCGAAGCCGAACTCGGGCACGGCGGACAGGCCTCGGTGTACCGGGCGACCGGCCCGGACGGCGACACCGTCGCGCTCAAGGCGTGGCACGCCCTCGGCGCCGCCCCGGCACAGGCGCGGCGGCGGATCGCCCGCGAGGCCGCTCTCGTGCGGCGCGTCGACCACCCGGGGGTGGTGCGCCTCCTCGGCGGTGCCCCCGACGGCGACCCGCCCTACCTGGTGTTCGAGTACATCGACGGCACCACTTTGGACCGGCTCGTGGCCCGGCGCGGCCCGCTGGTCGGGGAGTCGGCCCGCGACACGGTCCTGGGGCTGCTGCGGGCGCTGAGCGAGATCCACGCCGCTCCCGTGGCGCACCTCGACGTCAAACCGCACAACGTGGTGCTGCGCAACGACGCCGACACCCGCACCCCCGTCCTGATCGACTTCGGCATCGCCCGGTCCGCCGAGGCCACGCACACCCGGCTCACCGGCTACAGCGTGGCGTTCGCCTCTCCCGAGCAGCTCAGGCTCGACACGGCGTACACCCCCTCGGACCTGTTCTCCTGGGCGTCCACGGTGTACTTCCTGCTCACCGGCCGCCACCCGTTCGGCACCGGCGCGGCGGCCGTGGCCGCCGTCCGCGACCGGGACGCGCTGCCGGACCCGGCGCCGTTCCACGCGGCGGCGGGCGCCGCCTCCGGCCGGCTGTGGGAGATCCTCGTCGGGTGCTGGCACCGCGACCCCGCCCTGCGCTGGCCCCTGGACGCGGCGCCCGTCCCGGGCGAGGTGAGCCGTCCCCGGTGCGACACCCGCGCGCTCCTCGGGGCGGTGGAGGACGCCTTCGCCGGCGCACCCGCCCGCACGCTGCGGCTGGGCCGGATCAACCCGCGCAAGGCGGGGCCGACGCCGTGGCACGAACTGGGCGCCCAGATGCGCCATCACCGCAGGCACGGCGCCTGGTCGATGACGCGCCGCCGGCTCGCGAGCCAGCGGGAACTGCTGGGCAGGACGAGCGCGTGGCGGCTGTGGGCCTATGAGATGGGCTGGCGCGAGCCGCCCTTCGACATCGTCTCGACGATCGACCGCATCACCGAGGCCCAGGGCTACCTGCGGTACCTCCACCTCTGCGCCCGGGGCAGCGACCTGCTCGGCCTGGACGGCCGTCCGCGCGGATCGCGCTACCCGATCGCGGGGGACCGCAGCGAGCAGCACGAGGACACCCCCTCGCTCATCGAACTCCTTCCTTGGGAGCGCGGTGAGTTCCCGCTGCACCTCCGCAACAGCGGAACGGTGACCTGGCGGAACCGGCAGTTGCGGGCGATGGCCCCGGCCACCGGGACGGAGACGGTGCGGCTGCGCGGCGAGCGCTTCGACGTACCGGAGACCGCACCGGGCGCCGTGGCCACCGTCCGCATCCCGGTGCGCGCTCCCGGCTGGCCGGCCGTGTACCGGCAGCGGTTCAAGATGATCGACGAGGAGGGGCAGTTCTGCTTCCCCGGAGTCAACACGCTCGGCATCGAGGTGATGATCCAGGTGGTGCGGAGGGAGGGGAACGAGGGACATGACGCACTGGCGCCGTGA
- a CDS encoding alpha/beta hydrolase, which produces MDLRRPPAPRIPSPGGPRPSRRFLTRGTPLAAALALLLSAACSSGHSATPAAPSPAQAAPAALAALPRSTPPALTPYYSQKPAWRACGVPGFQCATVKAPLDYDKPSAGDVRLAVARKKATGPGKRLGSLLVNPGGPGGSAIGYLQQFAGIGYPADVRARYDMAAVDPRGVARSEPVECLTDRQMDAYTQTDATPDDHAETTKLVDAYKRFAAGCGKHDPKLLRHVSTVEAARDMDIVRAALGDKKLNYVGASYGTFLGATYAGLFPDRAGRLVLDGAMDPSLSARELNEDQTAGFETAFQSFAKDCVRRSGCPLGTAGTTPAQAGDHLEAFFRHLDAKPLKTGDADGRTLGESLATTGVIAAMYDEAAWPQLRRALTSAMKDKDGAALLALSDSYYERDADGHYTNLMYANAAVNCLDLPPAVRTPDEVDKALPAFEKASPVFGPSLAWASLTCAYWPVEPTGKPHRIEAKGAAPIVVVGTTRDPATPYRWAKSLAAQLSSGRLLTYEGDGHTAYGRGSRCIDTAINTYLLHGTPPTDGKRCT; this is translated from the coding sequence ATGGACCTCAGGCGCCCTCCCGCACCCCGTATCCCCTCGCCCGGCGGCCCCCGCCCCTCCCGCCGGTTCCTCACCCGTGGCACCCCGCTGGCCGCCGCGCTCGCCCTGCTGCTCTCCGCCGCGTGCTCCTCGGGGCACTCGGCGACGCCCGCCGCACCCTCCCCGGCGCAGGCGGCACCGGCCGCCCTGGCCGCGCTGCCCCGGTCCACGCCCCCCGCGCTGACCCCGTACTACAGCCAGAAACCGGCGTGGCGCGCGTGCGGCGTCCCCGGCTTCCAGTGCGCCACGGTCAAGGCGCCGCTGGACTACGACAAGCCCTCAGCCGGCGACGTCCGGCTCGCGGTGGCCCGGAAGAAGGCGACCGGTCCGGGCAAGCGCCTCGGCTCGCTGCTGGTCAACCCGGGCGGCCCCGGCGGCTCGGCGATCGGCTACCTCCAGCAGTTCGCGGGCATCGGCTACCCGGCCGATGTCCGCGCCCGGTACGACATGGCGGCCGTCGACCCGCGCGGCGTGGCCCGCAGCGAGCCGGTCGAGTGCCTCACCGACCGTCAGATGGACGCGTACACGCAGACGGACGCCACTCCGGACGATCACGCGGAGACCACGAAGCTCGTCGACGCGTACAAGAGGTTCGCGGCGGGCTGCGGCAAGCACGACCCGAAGCTGCTGCGCCACGTCTCCACGGTCGAGGCGGCGCGCGACATGGACATCGTCCGGGCGGCACTGGGCGACAAGAAGCTCAACTATGTGGGCGCCTCGTACGGCACGTTCCTCGGCGCCACGTACGCGGGCCTCTTCCCCGACCGCGCCGGACGCCTCGTCCTGGACGGCGCGATGGATCCGTCGCTGTCCGCACGCGAGCTGAACGAGGACCAGACCGCGGGGTTTGAGACGGCGTTCCAGTCCTTCGCCAAGGACTGTGTACGGCGCTCCGGCTGCCCCCTCGGCACCGCGGGCACCACCCCCGCGCAGGCCGGTGACCACCTGGAGGCGTTCTTCCGTCACCTGGACGCGAAGCCCCTGAAGACGGGCGACGCGGACGGCCGCACGCTGGGCGAGTCCCTGGCCACCACGGGCGTGATCGCGGCCATGTACGACGAGGCGGCCTGGCCCCAGCTGCGCCGGGCGCTCACCTCCGCGATGAAGGACAAGGACGGTGCCGCGCTCCTCGCCCTCTCGGACAGCTACTACGAACGTGACGCCGACGGCCACTACACCAACCTGATGTACGCCAACGCCGCCGTGAACTGCCTCGACCTGCCGCCCGCCGTCCGGACCCCGGACGAGGTGGACAAGGCGCTCCCGGCGTTCGAAAAGGCCTCCCCGGTGTTCGGACCGAGCCTCGCCTGGGCCTCGCTGACCTGCGCGTACTGGCCCGTGGAACCGACGGGCAAGCCGCACCGGATCGAGGCGAAGGGCGCGGCGCCGATCGTGGTCGTCGGCACCACCCGCGACCCGGCCACCCCGTACCGCTGGGCCAAGTCCCTCGCCGCCCAGCTCTCCTCCGGCCGCCTCCTCACCTACGAGGGCGACGGCCACACGGCGTACGGCCGCGGCAGCCGCTGCATCGACACGGCGATCAACACCTACCTGCTCCACGGCACCCCGCCGACGGACGGCAAACGCTGCACCTGA